In the Mya arenaria isolate MELC-2E11 chromosome 11, ASM2691426v1 genome, one interval contains:
- the LOC128209532 gene encoding NADP-dependent oxidoreductase domain-containing protein 1-like, with protein sequence MALATRHQQPVVDTTPVDITSNLPTLQFESALSEEEKQLHYLRKRGHCLTVTSCAQSTFLVSILNEARQLKKSLRSPNKRSKRLLNDPSLRDPLKIGIIGCGRLGSQLAHCFITFGNIDPDDIKISTRRPETLEYLLNKGVDCFHDNAKLVSSTHIVFLCVLPSQVPAIADEVKPHISQTLFIYSFASSLPAKKLSQLFGTPNIIRPEYSWDDENQNIPWDFTINVNSALEKKDIVAVTCPLRREHCVMTTSHKTAELMIFVFVNMCTHLNCTKYDALELLHIVLFNNIPECQLEVNDFIRKSADKDEIFPPFDLIKVLDSNTAVLKRLNQYEPLYEALVDKYNHVFEDYLKQKLYNEMYKS encoded by the exons ATGGCGCTTGCGACGCGTCATCAGCAACCAGTTGTAGATACAACACCAGTTGATATCACTAGTAACCTGCCAACTTTACAATTTGAAAGTGCTTTAAGTGAAGAGGAGAAGCAACTTCATTATCTGAGAAAAAGGGGCCACTGTTTGACCGTCACATCATGCGCACAATCAACTTTTTTGGTTTCCATTCTGAATGAAGCAAG ACAACTTAAGAAATCACTACGGAGCCCAAACAAGCGTTCAAAAAGACTCTTGAATGACCCAAGTCTGAGAGATCCCCTGAAAATTGGTATCATTGGCTGTGGTCGACTTGGAAGTCAGTTGGCTCACTGCTTTATTACTTTTGGCAATATTGACCCGGATGATATCAAGATCTCTACCAGACGACCAGAAACTCTAG AATACCTTCTCAACAAAGGAGTGGACTGTTTCCATGATAATGCTAAACTGGTGTCCTCAACTCACATAGTCTTTTTATGTGTACTACCATCCCAAGTTCCTGCCATTGCTGATGAAGTGAAGCCTCATATTTCCCAGACATTGTTCATCTACAGCTTCGCCAGCTCTCTCCCTGCAAAGAAACTCAGCCAGTTGTTTGGGACTCCCAACATTATCCGACCTGAATACAGTTGGGATGATGAGAATCAAAATATTCCTTGGGACTTTACAATCAATGTCAACTCGGCCTTGGAAAAGAAAGATATCGTAGCTGTCACCTGTCCACTAAGAAGAGAACATT GTGTGATGACAACCAGCCACAAAACTGCTGAGCTCATGATATTCGTCTTCGTGAACATGTGCACTCACCTTAATTGTACCAAGTACGATGCCTTGGAGTTGCTCCACATTGTGCTGTTCAACAACATACCAGAATGCCAACTGGAAGTGAATGACTTCATCAGAAAATCTGCCGACAAAGATGA GATATTTCCACCCTTCGACTTGATTAAAGTTCTTGACAGCAATACGGCAGTGTTGAAGAGGCTGAATCAGTATGAACCATTGTACGAGGCTTTAGTGGACAAATATAACCATGTGTTTGAGGACTATCTGAAACAGAAACTGTACAACGAAATGTATAAGTCTTAA
- the LOC128209534 gene encoding protein FAM50A-like: MAHYKGAASEGGRAQILIKKRQKEQEELEQRKKKIEEDLNVGSIQNKFASHYDAIEQQLKSNTVGLVTLTEMRAKQEDVIKAREKQLAKKDAEARLIEKQRKDRKQNEKKQIAALSFDPYEDEEDEEEEEEEEEVPVPAKKKRLGMNPDVDTSFLPDKDREEEENRLREQIAQEWRKKQETIKNEEIEITYSYWDGSGHRRQVRMKKGNTMQQFLHKSLETLRKEFNDLKAVTVDQLMYVKEDLIIPHHYSFYDFIVTKARGKSGPLFNFNVKDDIRITNDASVEKEESHAGKVCVRSWYERNKHIFPASRWEPYDPEKKWDSYSVSDKNAAKITVK, encoded by the exons ATGGCTCACTACAAGGGAGCAGCATCAGAGGGGGGAAGGGCGCAGATCTTGATAAAGAAACGTCAGAAAGAGCAGGAGGAACTAGAACAGAGGAAGAAGAAGATTGAAGAAGACTTGAATGTTGGCAGCATCCAAAATAAGTTTGCAAGCCACTACGATGCTATAGAGCAGCAGCTCAAATCTAACACCGTTG GACTCGTGACTCTAACGGAGATGAGGGCCAAGCAGGAGGATGTGATTAAAGCTCGTGAGAAACAGCTTGCTAAGAAGGATGCAGAAGCCAGGcttattgaaaaacaaagaaaggacagaaaacaaaatgagaaGAAACAG ATTGCAGCCCTGTCATTTGATCCGTATGAAGATGAAGAGGATGAAGAagaagaggaggaggaggaggaggtaCCTGTTCCTGCCAAGAAGAAAAGACTTG GAATGAATCCTGATGTGGACACAAGCTTCCTGCCAGACAAAGACAGGGAGGAGGAGGAAAACAGGCTCAG AGAGCAGATTGCCCAGGAATGGAGAAAGAAACAAGAGACCATTAAGAATGAGGAGATTGAAATAACCTATAGTTACTGGGATGGGTCAGGACATCGGCGTCAAGTCCGGATGAAGAAAGGAAATACCATGCAGCAGTTCCTACATAAATCTTTGGAGACACTCCGCAAAGAGTTTAATGACCTTAAAGCCGTTACTGTTGACCAACTGATGTATGTGAAGGAAGATTTGATCATTCCCCATCATTATTCATTCTACGATTTCATTGTCACTAAGGCGCGTGGAAAGAGTGGGCCACTGTTCAATTTTAATGTGAAAGATGATATCAGGATAACAAACGATGCTTCTGTAGAGAAGGAGGAATCCCATGCGGGGAAAGTTTGTGTTCGCTCGTGGTATGAAAGAAACAAGCACATTTTCCCTGCCAGTCGCTGGGAGCCTTATGACCCAGAGAAAAAGTGGGACTCATATTCTGTGTCAGACAAAAATGCTGCAAAGATTACCGTAAAGTGA